From Bacillus sp. Bos-x628, the proteins below share one genomic window:
- a CDS encoding small, acid-soluble spore protein, alpha/beta type, whose product MGRRRGIMSDEFKYELAKDLGFYDTVKNEGWGEIRARDAGNMVKRAIELAQQHMAQQENQR is encoded by the coding sequence TTGGGTAGACGCCGAGGCATTATGTCAGATGAGTTCAAATACGAGCTGGCGAAGGATCTTGGATTTTATGATACCGTGAAAAATGAAGGCTGGGGAGAAATTCGTGCCCGTGACGCAGGTAATATGGTCAAACGTGCAATTGAATTAGCTCAACAGCATATGGCTCAACAAGAGAATCAACGATAA
- the rsmA gene encoding 16S rRNA (adenine(1518)-N(6)/adenine(1519)-N(6))-dimethyltransferase RsmA, which yields MSKDIATPVRTKEILKKYGFSFKKSLGQNFLIDTNILDRIVDHAEITEETGVIEIGPGIGALTEQLAKRAKKVTAFEIDQRLLPILNDTLSPYDNVTIIHQDVLKADVRKVIEENFADCKEVMVVANLPYYVTTPIIMKLLEENLPLKGIVVMLQKEVADRMAAVPSSKEYNSLSIAVQFYTEAKTVMIVPKTVFVPQPNVDSAVIKLTVRESPAVSVENDAFFFQLIRASFGQRRKTLMNNLMNNLPDGKKHKAIIEEALETANIDGKRRGESLSIEEFARLSNVLQEVLM from the coding sequence ATGAGTAAAGATATAGCGACACCCGTCAGAACGAAGGAGATATTAAAAAAGTACGGTTTCTCTTTTAAAAAGAGTTTAGGGCAGAATTTTTTAATTGATACAAATATTTTAGATCGAATCGTCGATCACGCTGAGATAACGGAGGAAACGGGTGTCATTGAAATTGGACCCGGAATCGGTGCACTGACAGAACAGTTAGCCAAGCGTGCAAAAAAAGTAACAGCTTTTGAGATCGATCAGCGGTTATTACCGATTTTAAACGACACGCTTTCTCCATATGATAATGTCACAATCATTCATCAGGACGTGTTGAAGGCGGATGTAAGGAAGGTCATTGAAGAAAATTTTGCTGACTGTAAAGAAGTAATGGTTGTCGCAAACCTTCCATATTACGTGACCACACCTATCATTATGAAATTACTTGAAGAGAACCTTCCATTGAAAGGGATTGTGGTCATGTTGCAAAAAGAAGTAGCTGATCGTATGGCAGCCGTTCCTTCATCAAAGGAATACAACTCATTGTCAATTGCCGTTCAATTTTATACTGAAGCGAAAACTGTGATGATTGTGCCTAAAACAGTTTTTGTTCCACAGCCAAACGTTGATTCAGCTGTAATTAAGTTAACGGTACGTGAGTCACCTGCTGTATCAGTAGAGAATGATGCGTTTTTCTTTCAACTCATTCGTGCAAGCTTTGGACAGCGCCGCAAAACACTCATGAACAATCTTATGAATAACCTTCCAGATGGAAAGAAACATAAAGCCATTATTGAAGAAGCGCTTGAAACAGCTAACATTGATGGCAAACGCCGTGGGGAATCTTTATCTATTGAAGAGTTTGCCCGTTTATCGAACGTTTTACAAGAAGTCCTGATGTAG
- the metG gene encoding methionine--tRNA ligase → MPEKKKTFYLTTPIYYPSGKLHIGHAYTTVAGDAMARYKRLQGYDVMYLTGTDEHGQKIQQKAEEQNITPIEYLDPVVADIKSLWKKLDISNDDFIRTTEKRHTKIIEQVFQKLLDQGDIYLDQYEGWYSIPDETFYTETQLVDVERNEKGEVIGGKSPDSGHPVELIKEESYFFRMSKYADRLLDYYEKNPSFIQPESRKNEMINNFIKPGLEDLAVSRTTFDWGIKVPNNPKHVIYVWIDALFNYLTAIGYGTDQDEKYKKYWPANVHLVGKEIVRFHTIYWPIMLMALDLPLPKQVFAHGWLLMKDGKMSKSKGNVVDPVTLIDRYGLDALRYYLLREVPFGADGVFTPEGFVERVNYDLANDLGNLLNRTVAMVQKYFDGTLSSYKGPVNKFDEELKAVAEQTVKAYEEAMENLEFSVALSNVWTLISRTNKYIDQTAPWVLAKDETKRKELHSVMYHLAESLRITAVLLTPFLTKTPEKIFFQLGVEDDKMKSWDSIQSFGAIQQTTVQKGEPLFPRLDVEEEVTYIKEKMQGSTPQAKEKKVEIEETEVPDLGEEIAFDDFSKVDLRVAQVLQAAPVKKADRLLKLQVDFGFEKRQIVSGIAKYYQPEELVGKKLVCVANLTPVKLRGEISQGMILTGETGGKLQVLEVDQSLANGTKIL, encoded by the coding sequence ATGCCGGAAAAGAAAAAAACGTTTTATTTGACAACACCTATTTACTATCCGAGCGGAAAATTACATATTGGACATGCTTATACGACAGTGGCAGGGGATGCCATGGCTCGATATAAACGTCTTCAAGGCTATGATGTGATGTATTTAACGGGTACAGATGAGCACGGGCAAAAAATTCAACAAAAAGCAGAAGAGCAAAATATTACTCCGATCGAGTATTTAGATCCAGTGGTTGCAGACATCAAATCTTTATGGAAGAAACTCGACATTTCAAATGATGATTTCATTCGTACAACGGAAAAACGCCATACGAAAATCATTGAGCAAGTCTTCCAAAAGCTGCTTGATCAAGGAGATATCTATTTAGATCAATATGAAGGCTGGTACAGTATTCCTGACGAAACATTTTATACTGAAACACAGCTCGTTGATGTTGAACGAAATGAAAAAGGTGAAGTCATTGGCGGGAAAAGTCCTGACAGTGGACACCCTGTTGAATTAATTAAAGAAGAATCATACTTCTTTCGTATGAGTAAGTATGCAGATCGTTTACTTGACTATTATGAAAAGAATCCATCATTCATTCAGCCTGAATCAAGAAAAAATGAAATGATCAATAACTTCATTAAACCAGGTTTAGAGGATTTAGCTGTATCGAGAACAACCTTTGATTGGGGAATCAAGGTGCCAAATAATCCGAAACACGTCATTTACGTCTGGATTGATGCTTTATTCAACTATTTAACGGCTATTGGCTATGGAACAGACCAAGATGAAAAGTACAAAAAGTATTGGCCAGCCAATGTGCATCTTGTAGGGAAAGAGATTGTCCGTTTCCATACAATTTATTGGCCAATTATGCTGATGGCACTTGATCTGCCGCTGCCAAAACAAGTCTTTGCACATGGTTGGCTTTTAATGAAAGATGGTAAGATGTCTAAATCAAAAGGGAATGTAGTAGACCCAGTCACGTTAATTGATCGTTATGGTCTTGATGCCCTTCGATATTATCTTCTTCGTGAAGTACCTTTTGGTGCAGATGGTGTGTTTACACCAGAGGGATTTGTGGAACGTGTAAACTATGACCTTGCCAATGACTTAGGAAATCTGCTTAACCGTACAGTTGCAATGGTTCAAAAATATTTTGACGGCACGTTAAGCAGCTATAAAGGTCCAGTAAATAAATTCGATGAGGAACTCAAAGCTGTTGCTGAACAAACCGTGAAAGCCTATGAAGAAGCGATGGAAAACCTTGAATTCTCGGTGGCTCTCTCAAATGTCTGGACATTAATCAGCAGAACCAATAAATATATCGACCAAACAGCTCCATGGGTGCTGGCTAAAGATGAAACAAAGCGAAAAGAGCTTCACTCTGTTATGTATCATTTAGCAGAATCATTGCGGATCACCGCAGTACTGTTAACGCCATTCTTAACAAAAACACCTGAGAAAATCTTCTTCCAACTAGGGGTTGAAGATGACAAAATGAAAAGCTGGGACAGTATTCAATCTTTTGGTGCTATTCAACAAACAACCGTACAAAAAGGAGAGCCGCTATTCCCTCGATTAGATGTTGAGGAAGAAGTGACTTACATTAAAGAAAAAATGCAGGGAAGCACACCTCAAGCTAAAGAGAAGAAAGTTGAAATAGAAGAAACGGAAGTACCTGATTTAGGAGAAGAAATCGCATTTGATGATTTCTCGAAAGTCGATCTTCGTGTAGCGCAAGTATTGCAAGCAGCCCCAGTAAAAAAAGCAGATCGACTATTAAAGCTTCAGGTTGATTTTGGATTTGAGAAAAGACAAATTGTTTCAGGGATCGCTAAGTATTATCAGCCGGAGGAATTAGTAGGGAAAAAGTTAGTTTGTGTAGCGAATTTAACACCTGTTAAACTTCGCGGGGAAATTTCCCAGGGAATGATTTTAACTGGTGAAACTGGCGGGAAATTACAAGTTCTTGAAGTAGATCAATCACTAGCCAACGGAACCAAAATTCTATAA
- a CDS encoding tRNA1(Val) (adenine(37)-N6)-methyltransferase, with the protein MVSLREDERLDYLLAEDMKIIQSKTVFAFSLDAVLLAKFAYVPIQKGEIIDLCTGNGIIPLLLSTRSKASITGVEIQERLFDMAKRSVEHNQLEHQIELIHGDLNDMPTRYGNHKVDVITCNPPYFKTPSQDEINENEYLAIARHEIHCTLEDVIRVSSILLKQGGKLAMVHRPGRLLEIIELMKKYRIEPKRIQFVYPKQGKEANTILVEGIKDGKPDLKILPPLFVYGENQEYTNEIRKILYGEA; encoded by the coding sequence ATGGTTTCGTTAAGAGAAGATGAACGTTTAGATTACTTGCTGGCAGAAGATATGAAGATTATTCAAAGCAAGACTGTCTTTGCCTTTTCATTGGATGCGGTGTTATTAGCAAAATTTGCGTATGTTCCGATTCAAAAAGGAGAAATCATTGATCTTTGTACGGGAAATGGCATTATCCCATTGCTACTCTCGACTCGTTCCAAAGCCTCCATTACAGGTGTCGAAATTCAAGAACGATTATTTGATATGGCAAAAAGGAGTGTAGAGCATAACCAACTAGAACATCAAATTGAATTGATTCATGGTGATTTAAATGATATGCCAACACGCTACGGGAATCATAAGGTAGATGTGATTACGTGTAACCCGCCATATTTTAAAACACCTTCACAGGATGAAATCAATGAAAATGAATATTTAGCGATTGCACGTCATGAGATTCATTGTACATTAGAAGATGTTATTCGTGTTTCTTCAATCTTGCTCAAACAAGGAGGCAAACTTGCAATGGTTCATCGTCCAGGGCGTTTGCTTGAAATCATCGAGCTGATGAAAAAATACCGAATTGAGCCGAAACGGATTCAATTCGTTTATCCAAAGCAAGGAAAAGAAGCCAATACCATCTTAGTGGAAGGTATCAAAGATGGTAAGCCAGATTTGAAAATCCTCCCGCCACTCTTTGTTTATGGGGAAAATCAAGAGTATACAAATGAAATCAGGAAGATACTGTATGGAGAAGCATAA
- the yabA gene encoding DNA replication initiation control protein YabA — translation MDKKELFDTVINLEEQIGSLYRQLGDLKNHIGEVIEENHQLQMENQHLRERLDQSNRGKSYEASNDETAQKPSHSDIGEGHDNLARLYQEGFHICNVHYGSIRKEGDCLFCLSFLNKK, via the coding sequence TTGGATAAAAAGGAACTATTTGATACGGTAATCAATTTAGAAGAACAAATTGGTTCTCTCTATCGCCAGCTAGGTGATTTAAAAAATCATATCGGTGAAGTGATCGAGGAAAACCATCAGCTTCAGATGGAGAACCAGCACTTGCGTGAACGTTTAGATCAGTCCAATCGAGGCAAGTCATATGAGGCGTCGAATGATGAGACTGCCCAAAAGCCAAGTCATTCTGATATAGGAGAAGGTCATGATAACCTAGCTCGTCTATATCAGGAGGGCTTCCATATTTGTAATGTGCATTATGGGAGCATTCGTAAAGAGGGAGACTGTTTGTTCTGTCTGTCATTTTTAAATAAAAAATGA
- the rnmV gene encoding ribonuclease M5: MKIKEIIVVEGRDDTARVKLAVDADTIETNGSAIGDAVIQQVRLAQKTRGVIILTDPDFPGEKIRKTIAEAVPGCKHAFLPKHLAKAKRDRGIGVEHASLDSIRECLSHVQEEMEESESDISLDDLFDAGLIGGVASKRRRERLGVLLNIGYTNAKQLQKRLHMFQITKRDFIAALKTVMQEEADE; encoded by the coding sequence ATGAAAATCAAAGAAATCATTGTGGTTGAGGGTCGTGATGACACAGCCAGAGTGAAGTTGGCCGTTGATGCGGATACGATCGAAACAAATGGATCTGCTATTGGGGATGCAGTCATTCAACAAGTAAGGCTTGCCCAAAAGACGCGAGGTGTGATTATTTTAACAGACCCTGATTTTCCTGGTGAGAAGATACGTAAAACCATTGCAGAAGCGGTTCCAGGGTGCAAGCATGCGTTTTTACCAAAACATCTTGCTAAAGCAAAGCGAGATAGAGGGATCGGCGTCGAGCACGCTTCTTTGGACAGTATTCGAGAATGTCTTTCTCATGTACAGGAGGAGATGGAAGAGTCGGAAAGTGACATTTCATTAGATGATTTATTTGACGCAGGCTTAATTGGAGGCGTAGCTTCAAAACGCCGCCGTGAACGACTAGGTGTGCTTTTAAATATAGGATATACAAATGCGAAGCAACTGCAAAAGCGCCTTCACATGTTTCAAATAACCAAACGTGATTTTATTGCGGCACTAAAGACCGTCATGCAGGAGGAAGCCGATGAGTAA
- the yabG gene encoding sporulation peptidase YabG — protein MQFQIGDMVTRASYQMDIMFRIIRIDETEHEATAILHGNEVRLIADAKLSDLVLIQKEEQLTREKEDERKINESLDLLKQDYQLLREKQEYYASGQYQHQEQYFHMPGKVLHLDGDASYLKKCLDVYERIGVPVYGVHCHEKKMPSMIDSLIDQYRPDILVITGHDAYSKQKGSVHDIGAYRHSRHFVETVQKARKKVPHLDQLVIFAGACQSHFESLIQAGANFASSPSRVNIHALDPVYIVAKISFTPFVDRINVWDVLRNTLTREKGLGGIETKGVLRVGMPYKRDHEST, from the coding sequence ATGCAATTTCAAATAGGAGATATGGTGACGAGGGCATCCTATCAAATGGATATTATGTTTCGTATTATTCGGATTGATGAGACTGAGCATGAAGCAACCGCCATTTTGCATGGGAATGAAGTGCGGTTGATTGCAGATGCAAAGTTGTCAGACCTTGTATTGATACAAAAAGAAGAGCAGCTCACAAGAGAGAAGGAAGATGAGCGGAAAATCAATGAATCCCTCGACTTACTCAAGCAGGACTATCAGCTACTTCGTGAAAAGCAAGAATATTATGCTTCTGGACAATATCAGCATCAGGAGCAGTATTTTCACATGCCTGGGAAGGTTCTTCATTTAGATGGGGATGCTTCGTACTTAAAGAAATGCTTAGACGTATATGAAAGAATCGGTGTACCTGTGTACGGTGTACATTGCCACGAGAAGAAAATGCCAAGCATGATTGATTCATTAATTGATCAATATCGTCCTGATATATTGGTCATCACAGGACATGATGCTTATTCTAAACAAAAAGGCAGCGTGCATGATATCGGTGCATATCGCCATTCTCGTCATTTCGTTGAAACGGTTCAAAAGGCGAGGAAAAAAGTCCCTCATTTAGATCAACTCGTTATCTTTGCAGGTGCTTGCCAATCTCATTTTGAATCATTGATACAAGCAGGAGCAAATTTTGCAAGCTCGCCTTCACGTGTAAACATTCATGCGCTAGATCCAGTGTATATTGTTGCGAAAATCAGCTTCACACCGTTTGTAGATCGAATCAATGTGTGGGATGTACTTCGGAATACATTAACGAGAGAAAAAGGACTCGGTGGAATAGAGACAAAGGGTGTTCTAAGAGTGGGCATGCCTTATAAAAGAGATCATGAATCGACATAA
- a CDS encoding AbrB/MazE/SpoVT family DNA-binding domain-containing protein, translated as MKMKSTGIVRKVDELGRVVIPIELRRTLGIAEKDALEIYVDDEKIILKKYKPNMTCQVTGEVSDDNLKLANGKLVLSREGAEQIINEIQSQLQSQK; from the coding sequence ATGAAGATGAAATCTACAGGTATTGTACGTAAAGTTGACGAATTAGGACGCGTGGTGATTCCAATCGAACTTCGCCGCACGTTAGGAATTGCTGAAAAAGATGCTTTGGAAATTTATGTTGATGATGAAAAAATCATCCTAAAAAAATATAAACCAAACATGACTTGCCAAGTAACAGGTGAAGTATCAGACGATAACCTTAAACTTGCTAATGGTAAATTAGTTCTTAGCCGTGAAGGTGCTGAACAAATCATTAACGAAATCCAAAGCCAACTTCAATCACAAAAATAA
- a CDS encoding TatD family hydrolase, producing the protein MLFDTHAHLNAEQFSDDLEQVIERAKSEKVEKIVVVGFDRPTITRAMELIEEYNFIYAAIGWHPVDAIDMTDEDLAWLKDLSQHKKVVAIGEMGLDYHWDKSPKDIQKEVFRRQIALAKEVKLPIIIHNRDATEDVVTILKEEGAADVGGIMHCFTGSLEVAKICMEMNFYISFGGPVTFKNAKKPKEVVKEIPRDRLLIETDCPYLTPAPFRGKRNEPSYVKYIAEQIAELREMSFEELAELTTENAKKVFGIN; encoded by the coding sequence ATGTTATTTGATACACATGCTCACTTAAATGCGGAGCAATTTAGTGATGACTTAGAGCAGGTCATTGAGAGAGCAAAGAGTGAAAAGGTAGAGAAAATCGTGGTGGTGGGATTCGATCGACCAACGATTACAAGAGCGATGGAGTTAATTGAAGAGTATAATTTTATATATGCAGCCATTGGTTGGCACCCTGTTGATGCGATTGACATGACGGATGAGGATTTGGCTTGGTTGAAAGATTTATCTCAACACAAAAAGGTCGTTGCAATCGGGGAAATGGGGCTAGATTATCATTGGGACAAGTCGCCAAAAGATATTCAAAAAGAAGTCTTTAGACGACAAATTGCTCTTGCGAAGGAAGTGAAGCTTCCGATCATCATTCACAATCGTGACGCAACAGAAGATGTGGTCACTATCTTGAAAGAAGAAGGAGCAGCTGATGTTGGAGGTATCATGCACTGCTTTACAGGAAGCTTAGAAGTTGCAAAAATCTGCATGGAGATGAACTTTTATATTTCATTCGGTGGACCTGTGACATTTAAAAATGCTAAAAAACCGAAGGAAGTCGTCAAAGAAATACCAAGAGATCGGTTATTGATTGAAACAGACTGCCCATATTTAACACCGGCGCCATTTAGAGGGAAACGCAATGAACCAAGTTATGTAAAATATATTGCAGAGCAAATAGCTGAATTGCGTGAGATGAGCTTTGAAGAGCTTGCAGAATTGACAACAGAAAATGCAAAAAAAGTTTTCGGTATAAATTGA
- the veg gene encoding biofilm formation stimulator Veg, translating into MAKTLSDIKRSLDVNLGKRLTLKANGGRRKTIERSGILSETYPSVFVIQLDQDENSFERVSYSYADILTETVELTFDDTASSVAY; encoded by the coding sequence ATGGCGAAGACGTTGTCCGATATAAAAAGATCGCTTGATGTTAACTTAGGTAAACGTTTGACGTTAAAGGCTAATGGAGGCCGCCGAAAAACAATCGAGCGTTCGGGCATATTATCTGAAACATACCCTTCTGTTTTTGTGATTCAATTAGATCAAGATGAAAATTCGTTTGAAAGAGTTTCTTATAGTTATGCAGATATACTGACTGAGACGGTCGAATTAACATTCGATGATACCGCAAGCTCAGTCGCCTATTAG
- a CDS encoding stage 0 sporulation family protein, with amino-acid sequence MYNVIGVRFKKAGKIYYFDPNGFHIENDSCVIVETVRGVEYGQVVIANKKVDEHDVVLPLRKVIRVADERDRLIVEENKDAAKSAFDICLQKVSEHGLEMKLVDVEFTFDRNKVIFYFTADGRVDFRELVKDLASIFKTRIELRQIGVRDEAKMLGGIGPCGRMLCCSTFLGDFEPVSIKMAKDQNLSLNPTKISGLCGRLMCCLKYENDEYESAKEQLPDIGETIQTSSGSAKVVGLNILERIIQVKLTEQEKVIEYTWEELLQEGVVSAQTTE; translated from the coding sequence TTGTACAACGTAATTGGTGTTCGCTTTAAGAAAGCGGGCAAAATCTATTATTTCGATCCAAATGGATTTCATATAGAAAATGATAGTTGTGTCATTGTAGAAACAGTAAGAGGGGTTGAGTACGGACAAGTGGTCATCGCCAATAAGAAAGTGGATGAACACGATGTTGTTCTCCCTCTTCGGAAGGTCATTCGTGTAGCAGACGAGCGAGACCGGCTCATTGTTGAGGAAAATAAAGATGCGGCGAAGTCAGCCTTTGATATATGTCTTCAAAAGGTAAGTGAACACGGATTAGAAATGAAACTAGTTGATGTTGAATTCACGTTTGACCGGAACAAAGTCATTTTCTACTTCACAGCTGATGGCAGAGTGGATTTTCGTGAACTAGTGAAAGACCTTGCATCGATCTTCAAAACTAGAATTGAACTTCGTCAGATTGGTGTAAGAGACGAAGCGAAAATGTTAGGTGGTATTGGTCCGTGTGGACGCATGCTTTGCTGTTCTACATTTTTAGGAGATTTTGAACCTGTGTCCATTAAGATGGCAAAAGATCAAAATCTGTCGTTAAATCCTACAAAGATTTCAGGGCTTTGCGGTCGTTTGATGTGTTGCTTGAAATATGAAAATGATGAATATGAATCAGCAAAAGAACAATTACCGGATATCGGTGAGACGATCCAGACGTCTAGCGGCTCGGCCAAGGTAGTTGGGCTCAACATTTTAGAACGAATTATACAAGTTAAATTAACCGAACAAGAAAAAGTGATAGAATATACTTGGGAAGAATTATTACAAGAAGGCGTTGTATCTGCACAAACAACTGAGTAA
- a CDS encoding GIY-YIG nuclease family protein has translation MEKHNHYFYVLKCADGSLYAGYTNDLQKRLATHNSGKGAKYTRARRPVELYYHECFPTKRAAMQQEYHFKTWTRKKKDRYIEEKQKEKEAAHAKDTEKL, from the coding sequence ATGGAGAAGCATAATCATTATTTTTATGTACTGAAATGTGCAGATGGAAGCCTGTATGCTGGATATACAAATGACTTACAAAAAAGGCTGGCGACACATAATAGCGGGAAGGGCGCAAAGTATACAAGAGCGAGACGACCGGTTGAGCTGTATTATCATGAATGCTTCCCAACCAAAAGAGCTGCGATGCAGCAAGAGTATCATTTCAAAACATGGACGCGTAAAAAGAAGGACAGATATATAGAAGAAAAGCAAAAAGAAAAGGAGGCGGCACATGCTAAAGACACAGAAAAGCTTTGA
- the rsmI gene encoding 16S rRNA (cytidine(1402)-2'-O)-methyltransferase, producing MLKTQKSFDGQSDMGVLYLVPTPIGNLEDMTFRAIQTLKDVDYIAAEDTRQTRKLCHVYEIDTPLTSYHEHNKDSSGHKLIEWLKEGKHIALVSDAGLPTISDPGAEIVRDFTRIGGYVIPLPGANAALTALIASGIAPQPFFFYGFLDRQKKEKRKQLEALKKRQETIIFYEAPHRLKETLTVMKDVWGNRNIAITRELTKKFEEFIRGDLDHVLTWAGEHQIRGEFCLVVEGNDQVDEELNEETWWQSLSEKEHVIHYIEEGLTSKEAIKRTAVERGVPKRMIYDAYHVEQ from the coding sequence ATGCTAAAGACACAGAAAAGCTTTGATGGTCAATCCGATATGGGTGTGCTTTATTTAGTTCCAACCCCAATCGGAAACTTAGAAGATATGACGTTTCGAGCGATACAAACGTTAAAAGATGTAGACTACATTGCTGCAGAAGATACAAGACAAACGAGAAAACTTTGTCATGTATACGAAATTGACACACCTCTAACAAGTTATCATGAACATAATAAAGACAGCAGCGGTCATAAGTTAATTGAATGGTTAAAAGAAGGAAAGCACATTGCACTTGTTAGTGATGCTGGATTACCGACCATTTCTGATCCAGGAGCTGAGATTGTTCGAGACTTTACGAGAATCGGCGGGTATGTGATTCCATTGCCTGGCGCAAATGCGGCATTAACGGCTTTAATTGCATCAGGGATCGCACCTCAACCATTTTTCTTTTATGGTTTCCTCGATAGACAGAAAAAGGAAAAGAGAAAACAGCTAGAAGCATTAAAAAAACGTCAAGAAACAATTATTTTTTATGAAGCACCCCATCGTTTAAAAGAAACCCTTACCGTTATGAAAGATGTTTGGGGAAATCGAAACATTGCTATTACACGAGAATTAACGAAAAAATTTGAAGAATTCATACGTGGAGATCTAGACCATGTATTGACCTGGGCAGGAGAGCATCAAATTCGTGGAGAGTTCTGTCTTGTGGTAGAAGGAAATGATCAAGTGGATGAGGAATTGAATGAAGAGACATGGTGGCAATCCTTATCTGAAAAAGAGCACGTTATTCATTACATAGAAGAAGGATTGACGTCAAAAGAAGCGATCAAGCGTACAGCTGTCGAACGAGGTGTGCCAAAGCGCATGATATATGATGCATATCATGTTGAACAATAA
- the ispE gene encoding 4-(cytidine 5'-diphospho)-2-C-methyl-D-erythritol kinase, whose product MRILEKAPAKINLSLDVHGKRLDGYHEVEMVMTTIDLADRLELTELDKDEIRVSSHNRFVPDDQRNLAYQAAKLLKTRFGIQKGVSIVITKTIPVAAGLAGGSSDAAATLRGLNRLWKLHLTLDELAELGAEIGSDVSFCVYGGTALATGRGEKLKHIASPPHCWVILAKPVIGVSTAEVYRQYDASKVEHPNVQRMIKAIEAKDYKEMCSSLGNVLESVTLKMYPEVEMIKRQMKRFGADAVLMSGSGPTVFGLIQYESKVQRIYNGLRGFCDQVYAVRMIGEQNALD is encoded by the coding sequence TTGCGTATTTTAGAAAAGGCACCGGCAAAAATTAATCTATCACTTGATGTCCATGGTAAAAGACTGGATGGGTATCATGAGGTGGAGATGGTGATGACAACAATAGATCTTGCAGACAGACTAGAGCTGACAGAGCTGGACAAGGATGAAATCCGCGTATCGTCTCATAATCGCTTTGTTCCAGATGATCAGCGTAATCTAGCGTATCAGGCGGCTAAATTATTAAAAACAAGATTCGGTATTCAAAAAGGGGTCTCGATTGTCATAACAAAAACAATCCCTGTTGCAGCAGGCCTAGCTGGGGGCAGTAGTGATGCAGCGGCGACTTTGCGCGGCTTAAATCGTTTGTGGAAGTTACATCTCACGTTAGATGAGTTGGCTGAGCTTGGAGCGGAGATTGGCTCTGATGTCTCCTTTTGCGTATATGGAGGGACAGCACTAGCGACAGGACGCGGGGAAAAATTAAAGCATATTGCCTCTCCGCCGCATTGCTGGGTTATTTTAGCGAAGCCGGTGATTGGAGTATCTACTGCTGAAGTCTACAGACAATATGACGCAAGCAAGGTGGAACACCCGAATGTACAACGTATGATTAAAGCTATTGAAGCAAAAGATTATAAAGAGATGTGTAGTTCACTCGGGAACGTTCTGGAATCTGTGACATTAAAGATGTATCCAGAAGTAGAAATGATCAAAAGACAGATGAAGCGCTTTGGTGCAGATGCTGTCTTAATGAGTGGGAGCGGACCAACAGTATTTGGTTTGATTCAGTATGAATCAAAAGTACAAAGAATATATAACGGACTGAGAGGATTTTGTGATCAAGTTTACGCTGTTCGCATGATCGGCGAACAAAATGCCCTTGATTAA